The Nomascus leucogenys isolate Asia chromosome 21, Asia_NLE_v1, whole genome shotgun sequence genomic sequence CCTGGAATATGGCAAGCTGGCCCTGTAATAACTTCCAGATGAATCACGGTTTTTTTCAGACACCAGCAGGTGAACTGAAATCATTCTATTTGCCTCCCACTTCTTCCATCCAGAATTACTGATCTCCGCTGGGGCTGGTAAAAACAGCTGGTTGAGGTCTCTAGTCTCTGGCCATTCTTAGGGATGGTCATTTTATTCCTAAGTGTAACCCCTTCTGGTGTGACCCATGTGTTTTCTGCCAACTCTCCACAAAGAAGGCCAGGGGAAACTGTCTGGGTGGGACTTCTGATAGGGGACAGCAGGACCTTGGAATCTGTCACTGTGGATGAGGGGGGCAGGTGGTCCATAATGGGGAAAGGAGGACTGAATAAGATTAGGCTCTGAGGTCTTCCTGGCCTTGACCTGTGGAAAGGCTTAGAACCCCCAGATGGTCGCTCTAGTTTTGAAGAAAGAAGGTTGTCCCCAGACGGCTCTGTCTCTGACATGCGTTTTCTGCATTGCACTGTTGCATCCTGGGTGGAGAGCAGGTTAGACGAGCCTGGTTCTGGAGAAAGGGTGGGTCCCTCGCACatgcagggtgcagtggcatcCACTGGTGAGGACTTAATGGCTCCGGGATCTTGCTttggtttttcttcctttgggctttccagggaggagggagaatcatCTTTGGCAGGTTTCTGAGTGGTCCCACTGGTTGAGCTGGGTTCCTCCTGGCTCCTCTCCAGAGGCTGAACCCCATTCTCCCCTGAGCTCtgagagggcaggggctgtgggaTCTGGGTGTACTGAATCTTGGGAGGGATGACTGGGACCGCCCTGGCCTGGCACATTTTGACCATGAAGGAGGTTCTCACAGCTGACACACTCACAGGAGCTGAGTTACGGCGGCCTGTCAGTGCATGAGCAACAATGTCCAGGTCCTGGGGGTCCTGGGGGTCCTGGGAGTAAATGCTCCAGGGGTCTGCTTTACAGTAAGATGAGGTCATCCATGTGACCTTTGGGTCTCCTGGCTCAGAGACCTGCATTCCAGGTGAACTAAAAGAGGCCACGTTCTCAAACCAGAAGAGGTCAGCAATGGGAATGGCAGGGTCCAAGTTGAGGGAAGAAGGCCTGTTTTTCCCTTTTGGGGGCCCACAATCTGTGCTCTTTAGCTGTAACTTTGCGGGGTGCTCTCCAGGCGAAGGGCTGTCCTGCACGCGGGGTGAACTCTCCTTGCTGCTCTCTGGCCCAGGAACACCACCTTGCCTCATCTGTGGACTGCTGTGCCCCAGGTGTGTCCCCAGCTCCTTTCCCTCTGCTAGGCTGATGGGGCTGGTTTCTGCTGGCTTGGGTTGCACACCACTTGGTCCCTTCTGGTTGGGAGGAGCCTCTGCCCCTTTCAGGCCAGAGAACTCTCTGAAGGACCTCAGAGCTTTCTCATCCCATCCAGTAATCTCTCTCCTGGGTGCCTGGGGCTGAAGAGGGTCAGAATTCCTCTGTGTTTCAAGATTAGCACAGCTGCTGGAGGAGGGAACCTCAAGAGTCCACTGGCTTTTAACCGTGGGTTTGCTATCTAGAGAATGGCTCTGGCGAAGGCTGGGCCTGTGGGAAAGCCTCTTCTCCAACTGGTGACCGTGAAGGCCCTGTACCTGGGCCTCGTGCGCGTCTTTCAGGGTGGGAGAGTGAAGGGGACTCGTCACCCACTGGGGTTCCTCCCAGGGCTCCACCATCTCCAGGCCATGCTGGGCAATGTCTGTCACAGTGTCATCTTCGTCACAGTCTGAAGGCTCCTGTACTGAATGGGTTACATCCTCCTCTTCTCGTGAGACGATCTCAACCTCCCTGGTTGGGCTTGGAAAACCACAGCCTTTCCCCTCGGAAGCAGCATTCTTTGAATTTTGCTTGTCACTGTGTCTTGGGGTTGCCTCCTCTCCCTGACAGAGGCTGGAGATCTCAGGGCTGTCTTGGGACTTCAGCTGGTCTATGTAGAGATCTGTCCTCAATTTCCTGGATGAGTCTTCTCTCTCCGGGCTGCCCTTTGAAAGCAGGACTGGAGGTGACTCCTCCAGAGGAGTTGGAGGGGGAGGAGCAGGTGGGAGTGGAGGAGACAGATTCCCTGGGCCTCCTACTTCCACTGTTGCTTGTGGAGATGCCTTCTCAAAAGGAACTATTTCCAGAGGAGCCAGGCTGGCAAGGTCTGGGTGCAGGCCCTGCTCAGGCACCGGCTTCTCTCTGCTGGCTGCTGTGGAAGCCCCCTGTGTGCTCTGATTGGCTGGATCCCTAGTCCACACCTCCAGAGGAGCGGAGACTGGAGCAGGGAAGGAGCCACAAGGCAAGCTCCCAGGAGGCTCTGGGGGAATAAAGGGCCCCAGACTCGACTCGAGAATAGGCTGAATTGGGCTGGTCTTCAGAGCAGGAGGTGGCAACGATGAGAGCTCCTCCTCAGATTCAACGATTTTCAGCTCCTGTTGAATCTCAGGCCAGATCAGGGCATTGACCAGATCATCTTCATCCTGAAAAACATCAATAAACTGTCTTAGAACCAAGTACTCTGGATGCTGACATCAGTGTTTCCAGTGAGAGGGAAGGGACTGATAGCGTCGGCCTGTGCCAGTTCAGCAAATACAGGATGCAGCACCAATAATACCTGTGGCTATCTGAGTGCTCACCATGCACCATCACATACTTTAGCTGTATCTTGTGTAATTTTCCCAGCTACTCTAGGAGATAAACACTACTAtaattactcccattttatagatgagtggTCTAGGTTCAAATAGATTAAACAATTTACCTAAGTCATACAGCAGCACACCAGGATTGAAATCCAGTTCTGTCTACACCAGAACCTAAGTACCTAATCTCTATGCACTGTTGccttataaaacaacaaaaaccctggtCTCATTTAACTTCAGGTTCACTAGAAGGCACACAAGAATGAGAGTCTTCCAGTGGAATGAAAATATTAAGTCTTACCCTGACACCTGCTttccaaataagtaaatatagttcttttttaattttttttttttttttgagacagagtcttgcattatcatccgggctggagtgcaatggtgtgatctcagctcac encodes the following:
- the ARHGAP31 gene encoding rho GTPase-activating protein 31 isoform X2 — translated: MHARNLALVWAPNLLRSKEIEATGCNGDAAFLAVRVQQVVIEFILNHVDQIFNNGAPGSLENDENRPIMKSLTLPALSLPMKLVSLEEAQARSLATNHPARKERRENSLPEIVPPMGTLFHTVLELPDNKRKLSSKSKKWKSIFNLGRSGSDSKSKLSRNGSVFVRGQRLSVEKATIRPAKSMDSLCSVPVEGKETKGNFNRTVTTGGFFIPATKMHSTGTGSSCDLTKQEGEWGQEGMPPGAEGSFDVSSDRSHLQGAQARPPPEQLKVFRPIEDPEGEQTAPKLLGMFYTSNDSPSKSVFTSSLFQMEPSPRHQRKALNISEPFAVSVPLRVSAVISTNSTPCRTPPKELQSLSSLEEFSFHGSESGGWPEEEKPLGAETSAASVPKKAGLEDAKPVPEAPGTVECSKGLSQEPGTHLEEKKTPEISLSSQHSNELEKRPNPEKVVEEGREAGEMESSTLQESPRTTAKAVLLHEMDEDDLVNALIWPEIQQELKIVESEEELSSLPPPALKTSPIQPILESSLGPFIPPEPPGSLPCGSFPAPVSAPLEVWTRDPANQSTQGASTAASREKPVPEQGLHPDLASLAPLEIVPFEKASPQATVEVGGPGNLSPPLPPAPPPPTPLEESPPVLLSKGSPEREDSSRKLRTDLYIDQLKSQDSPEISSLCQGEEATPRHSDKQNSKNAASEGKGCGFPSPTREVEIVSREEEDVTHSVQEPSDCDEDDTVTDIAQHGLEMVEPWEEPQWVTSPLHSPTLKDAHEAQVQGLHGHQLEKRLSHRPSLRQSHSLDSKPTVKSQWTLEVPSSSSCANLETQRNSDPLQPQAPRREITGWDEKALRSFREFSGLKGAEAPPNQKGPSGVQPKPAETSPISLAEGKELGTHLGHSSPQMRQGGVPGPESSKESSPRVQDSPSPGEHPAKLQLKSTDCGPPKGKNRPSSLNLDPAIPIADLFWFENVASFSSPGMQVSEPGDPKVTWMTSSYCKADPWSIYSQDPQDPQDLDIVAHALTGRRNSAPVSVSAVRTSFMVKMCQARAVPVIPPKIQYTQIPQPLPSQSSGENGVQPLERSQEEPSSTSGTTQKPAKDDSPSSLESPKEEKPKQDPGAIKSSPVDATAPCMCEGPTLSPEPGSSNLLSTQDATVQCRKRMSETEPSGDNLLSSKLERPSGGSKPFHRSRPGRPQSLILFSPPFPIMDHLPPSSTVTDSKVLLSPIRSPTQTVSPGLLCGELAENTWVTPEGVTLRNKMTIPKNGQRLETSTSCFYQPQRRSVILDGRSGRQIE
- the ARHGAP31 gene encoding rho GTPase-activating protein 31 isoform X1; the encoded protein is MKNKGAKQKLKRKGAASAFGCDLTEYLESSGQDVPHVLKSCAEFIETHGIVDGIYRLSGVTSNIQRLRQEFGSDQCPDLTREVYLQDIHCVGSLCKLYFRELPNPLLTYELYEKFTEAVSHCPEEGQLARIQNVIQELPPSHYRTLEYLIRHLAHIASFSSKTNMHARNLALVWAPNLLRSKEIEATGCNGDAAFLAVRVQQVVIEFILNHVDQIFNNGAPGSLENDENRPIMKSLTLPALSLPMKLVSLEEAQARSLATNHPARKERRENSLPEIVPPMGTLFHTVLELPDNKRKLSSKSKKWKSIFNLGRSGSDSKSKLSRNGSVFVRGQRLSVEKATIRPAKSMDSLCSVPVEGKETKGNFNRTVTTGGFFIPATKMHSTGTGSSCDLTKQEGEWGQEGMPPGAEGSFDVSSDRSHLQGAQARPPPEQLKVFRPIEDPEGEQTAPKLLGMFYTSNDSPSKSVFTSSLFQMEPSPRHQRKALNISEPFAVSVPLRVSAVISTNSTPCRTPPKELQSLSSLEEFSFHGSESGGWPEEEKPLGAETSAASVPKKAGLEDAKPVPEAPGTVECSKGLSQEPGTHLEEKKTPEISLSSQHSNELEKRPNPEKVVEEGREAGEMESSTLQESPRTTAKAVLLHEMDEDDLVNALIWPEIQQELKIVESEEELSSLPPPALKTSPIQPILESSLGPFIPPEPPGSLPCGSFPAPVSAPLEVWTRDPANQSTQGASTAASREKPVPEQGLHPDLASLAPLEIVPFEKASPQATVEVGGPGNLSPPLPPAPPPPTPLEESPPVLLSKGSPEREDSSRKLRTDLYIDQLKSQDSPEISSLCQGEEATPRHSDKQNSKNAASEGKGCGFPSPTREVEIVSREEEDVTHSVQEPSDCDEDDTVTDIAQHGLEMVEPWEEPQWVTSPLHSPTLKDAHEAQVQGLHGHQLEKRLSHRPSLRQSHSLDSKPTVKSQWTLEVPSSSSCANLETQRNSDPLQPQAPRREITGWDEKALRSFREFSGLKGAEAPPNQKGPSGVQPKPAETSPISLAEGKELGTHLGHSSPQMRQGGVPGPESSKESSPRVQDSPSPGEHPAKLQLKSTDCGPPKGKNRPSSLNLDPAIPIADLFWFENVASFSSPGMQVSEPGDPKVTWMTSSYCKADPWSIYSQDPQDPQDLDIVAHALTGRRNSAPVSVSAVRTSFMVKMCQARAVPVIPPKIQYTQIPQPLPSQSSGENGVQPLERSQEEPSSTSGTTQKPAKDDSPSSLESPKEEKPKQDPGAIKSSPVDATAPCMCEGPTLSPEPGSSNLLSTQDATVQCRKRMSETEPSGDNLLSSKLERPSGGSKPFHRSRPGRPQSLILFSPPFPIMDHLPPSSTVTDSKVLLSPIRSPTQTVSPGLLCGELAENTWVTPEGVTLRNKMTIPKNGQRLETSTSCFYQPQRRSVILDGRSGRQIE